From a single Nostoc sp. MS1 genomic region:
- a CDS encoding HEAT repeat domain-containing protein, whose protein sequence is MTLTEGVALQVDDVYVPLGLVERKKQPKPQGDVSPEQGSELYKETEITRTFEHDAFLEEVLKQQNTPKSQGRRIAIIGEPGAGKTTLLQQIADRVSREISQSIVIWVSLADLQGKDLKSYLFETWLTQVAEKKDKADVPKQLKDDLVTLFNQNHVWLLLDGLDEISASNPLEEIARQFREVGFIAQARIVMTCRVNLWDGNTHKLDNFDIYRTLDFSYPEQVEKFIAKWFTKIEIPETGKKLCTALKEQGKERIQDLVKNPLRLTLLCLNWQSGDGKLPYTQAGLYQQFVDDFYKWKQEEFATTSHQRQQLNIKLGELAKESIDKESTRFRLRQDFVTGFLGNTDDGNSLLKLALNRGWLNQVGIDANKKPFYAFFHASFQEYFAATAIDNWDFFLPRKHKNKPVKNKKYRIFEPQWKQTILLWLGREEEHFNQQKEEFIDALVNFKDECWNLDDFYKGFYEYYAYFLAAAGIKEFRDNSTRADEIIAQIIKWCFGHFYIKKQEWIQFPYPIEEEAKLALQQTDRKKAITALVQLLQSNDVPVHVRWQVEKSLVKIGTGNEMAIAALVQLLLSDNADKDNHSNAAYSLGEIGTGNEIAITALVKFLQSEDVLDETRSKAAKSLGKIGTGNEMAITALAKLLQSEDVYDYTRRAAAESLGKIGTGNEMAIRALVQLLQSPDVDYHTRIYAAKSLGTIDPDNKIAIAALVQLLQSKDVSNSLRIEAAENLGKIDPGNKIAITALVQLLQSKDLHEDTRIYTAKSLGKIDPGNKIAITALVQLLQSNQDFRYKYVDYDIRRRAAYTLETINPGNKMAITALVQLLQSNNVNYDIRRQVAECLSIINPGNKIAVTALVQLLQFRDVPESILKKAASNLGEIGLNDKLAITALVQLLQSNNVDYQTRMYVAKSLGMIDPGNKIASAALVKLLQSNIKDYITRMFVASNLSEILHNNQARFEVVNVLSAYQQFDANCYSVLWKCSQNMPYPDFYQAWHQHNFVTRAIRSLKQILFTKII, encoded by the coding sequence TTGACATTAACAGAAGGCGTTGCGCTGCAAGTTGATGATGTTTATGTACCACTGGGATTAGTTGAGCGTAAAAAACAGCCGAAGCCTCAAGGTGATGTTTCTCCAGAACAGGGTTCAGAACTGTATAAAGAGACAGAAATCACTAGAACATTTGAGCATGATGCTTTTTTAGAAGAAGTTCTCAAACAACAGAACACGCCTAAAAGTCAGGGTAGGCGAATTGCGATTATTGGTGAACCAGGCGCAGGAAAAACAACATTATTACAACAGATTGCAGATCGGGTATCTCGTGAGATTTCCCAGTCGATAGTCATTTGGGTATCTTTAGCAGATTTACAAGGTAAAGACCTCAAATCTTATCTGTTTGAAACTTGGTTGACACAGGTTGCAGAGAAAAAGGATAAAGCTGATGTACCCAAGCAACTAAAGGATGACCTTGTAACTTTATTTAATCAAAATCATGTGTGGTTGCTGCTAGATGGATTAGATGAAATATCTGCGTCTAATCCTCTAGAAGAAATTGCGCGACAATTCCGTGAAGTAGGGTTTATTGCTCAAGCGCGAATTGTAATGACTTGTCGAGTTAATTTATGGGATGGCAATACTCATAAACTTGATAATTTTGATATCTATCGTACTTTAGACTTTTCTTATCCAGAACAAGTAGAAAAATTTATTGCTAAATGGTTCACTAAAATTGAAATTCCCGAAACTGGAAAGAAGTTATGTACTGCGTTGAAAGAACAAGGTAAAGAACGCATTCAAGATTTAGTAAAAAATCCTTTACGTTTAACTCTACTGTGCCTAAATTGGCAATCAGGAGATGGAAAATTACCGTATACTCAAGCAGGATTATATCAGCAATTTGTTGATGATTTTTACAAGTGGAAACAAGAAGAATTTGCTACAACATCTCACCAGCGTCAGCAACTCAATATCAAATTAGGGGAATTAGCGAAAGAATCGATAGATAAAGAATCAACCCGTTTTCGTTTGCGTCAGGATTTTGTAACTGGGTTTTTGGGTAATACGGATGATGGAAATTCACTGCTGAAATTAGCACTAAATCGTGGCTGGTTGAATCAAGTAGGAATAGATGCAAATAAAAAACCTTTTTACGCTTTCTTTCATGCCTCATTTCAAGAGTATTTTGCTGCTACAGCAATTGATAATTGGGACTTTTTCTTACCTCGTAAACACAAAAATAAACCTGTTAAAAATAAGAAATATCGGATTTTTGAACCGCAGTGGAAGCAAACAATATTACTATGGTTGGGAAGAGAAGAAGAACATTTTAATCAGCAAAAGGAAGAGTTTATTGATGCTTTAGTCAACTTTAAAGATGAATGTTGGAATCTAGACGATTTCTATAAAGGATTTTATGAGTATTATGCTTATTTTTTAGCAGCCGCAGGAATTAAAGAGTTTAGAGATAATTCTACTAGAGCCGATGAAATAATAGCGCAAATTATCAAGTGGTGCTTTGGTCATTTCTACATTAAAAAACAAGAATGGATACAATTTCCATATCCAATTGAAGAGGAAGCTAAGTTAGCACTGCAACAGACAGACCGCAAAAAAGCAATCACAGCCCTAGTGCAACTGCTACAGTCCAATGATGTGCCTGTCCACGTCCGTTGGCAGGTAGAAAAAAGTTTAGTGAAAATAGGCACAGGCAATGAAATGGCGATCGCCGCCTTGGTGCAACTGCTTCTATCAGATAATGCGGATAAGGACAACCATAGTAATGCAGCTTATAGCTTAGGGGAAATAGGCACAGGCAATGAAATAGCAATCACTGCCTTGGTTAAATTCCTGCAATCTGAAGATGTACTTGACGAAACCCGCAGTAAGGCAGCAAAAAGCTTAGGAAAAATAGGCACAGGCAATGAAATGGCAATCACTGCCTTGGCAAAACTCCTGCAATCCGAAGATGTGTATGACTACACCCGTAGAGCGGCAGCAGAAAGCTTAGGAAAAATAGGCACAGGCAATGAAATGGCAATCAGAGCCTTGGTACAACTGCTGCAATCACCTGATGTCGATTATCACACCCGTATATATGCAGCAAAAAGTTTAGGGACTATTGACCCTGACAATAAAATAGCGATCGCAGCTTTAGTACAACTGCTTCAATCTAAAGATGTGTCTAACTCCCTTCGTATAGAGGCGGCAGAAAACTTAGGTAAAATCGACCCTGGCAATAAAATAGCGATCACAGCTTTAGTACAACTGCTTCAATCTAAAGATTTGCATGAGGACACCCGTATATATACAGCAAAAAGCTTAGGTAAAATCGACCCTGGCAATAAAATAGCGATCACAGCTTTAGTACAACTGCTTCAATCAAATCAAGATTTTAGGTATAAATATGTGGATTACGACATACGTAGGCGGGCAGCATATACTTTAGAGACTATCAACCCTGGCAATAAAATGGCGATCACAGCTTTAGTACAACTGCTGCAATCAAATAATGTGAATTATGACATACGTAGGCAGGTAGCAGAATGCTTAAGTATTATCAACCCTGGCAATAAAATAGCGGTCACAGCTTTGGTACAACTGCTGCAATTCAGAGATGTGCCTGAGTCCATACTTAAGAAGGCAGCATCAAACTTAGGGGAAATTGGACTAAACGATAAACTGGCGATCACAGCTTTAGTACAACTGCTGCAATCCAATAATGTGGATTACCAAACTCGTATGTATGTAGCAAAAAGCTTAGGAATGATCGACCCTGGTAATAAAATAGCGAGCGCAGCTTTGGTAAAACTGTTACAATCAAATATTAAGGATTACATCACCCGTATGTTTGTAGCATCAAACTTAAGCGAAATTTTACATAATAATCAGGCTCGCTTTGAGGTAGTCAATGTTTTAAGTGCTTATCAGCAATTTGATGCTAATTGCTACAGTGTTTTGTGGAAATGCTCCCAGAATATGCCTTACCCCGATTTCTATCAAGCTTGGCATCAGCATAATTTTGTTACTCGTGCAATACGAAGCTTAAAGCAAATCCTCTTCACCAAAATAATTTAA
- a CDS encoding diflavin flavoprotein has product MVAITDKTEKRLTIQTAEIAQDTTAIRSLDWDRDRFDIEFGLQNGTTYNSFLIRGEQIALVDTSHEKFRKLYFDILTGLINPTDIDYLIVSHTEPDHSGLVKDLLQMAPDITVVASKVAIQFLEDLVHQPFKRKIVKNGDRLDLGNGHEIEFVIAPNLHWPDTIFSFDHKTQTLYTCDAFGMHYCSDSTFDEDLKTIEADFHYYYECLMGPNARSVLSALKRMGELPAVKMIATGHGPLLYHNVEELTGRYRHWSQNQTKAETSVGVFYVSEYGYSDRLAQAIINGISKTGIGVEVVDLGSPVDLQELRELVGRCSGLVIGMTPASSAASIQAALSTILGSATEKQTIGIFETGGGDDEPTYPLLNKFRALGLHVGFPVIQIKDTPTENTYKLCEEAGTDLGQWITRDRSIKAMKSLGADLDKALGRLSGGLYIITAKKGEVASAMLASWVAQASFKPLGFSIAVAKDRAIESLMQVGDRFVLNVLEEGNYQPLMRHFLKRFAPGADRFEGVKTQPAENGAPILSDALAYIECEVVSRMDCGDHWAVYSTVYAGRVSKPEALTAVHHRKVGNHY; this is encoded by the coding sequence ATGGTAGCAATCACTGATAAAACTGAAAAACGGCTCACCATACAGACTGCGGAAATTGCTCAAGATACTACAGCAATTCGCTCTCTAGATTGGGATCGCGATCGCTTCGATATTGAGTTTGGTCTGCAAAACGGCACTACCTATAACTCTTTTCTCATACGCGGTGAGCAGATAGCCTTGGTTGATACGTCTCATGAAAAGTTTCGTAAACTTTATTTTGATATCCTGACAGGGCTAATCAATCCTACAGATATAGATTATTTAATTGTTAGCCACACCGAGCCAGACCACAGTGGCTTAGTTAAAGATTTGTTACAGATGGCTCCAGATATTACAGTGGTAGCCTCAAAAGTAGCAATTCAGTTTCTCGAAGATTTAGTACACCAGCCCTTTAAGCGGAAGATTGTCAAAAATGGCGATCGCCTAGATTTAGGCAACGGTCACGAAATCGAGTTTGTCATCGCCCCCAATTTACACTGGCCGGACACCATCTTTAGCTTCGATCACAAAACCCAAACCCTCTACACCTGCGACGCTTTCGGAATGCACTACTGTTCTGATAGCACCTTTGACGAAGACTTAAAAACCATCGAAGCTGACTTTCATTATTACTATGAATGCTTGATGGGGCCAAATGCGCGGTCAGTTTTATCTGCCCTCAAGCGCATGGGAGAACTACCAGCCGTGAAAATGATTGCCACTGGTCACGGGCCACTACTTTACCATAACGTTGAGGAACTAACTGGACGTTACCGCCATTGGAGTCAAAACCAAACCAAGGCAGAAACCAGCGTCGGTGTATTTTACGTTTCTGAATATGGATATAGCGATCGCCTAGCCCAAGCAATTATCAATGGTATCAGTAAAACTGGTATCGGTGTTGAAGTAGTAGACCTGGGTTCACCCGTTGATTTACAGGAATTGCGCGAACTAGTGGGGCGTTGTTCTGGACTCGTAATCGGTATGACTCCCGCCTCTAGTGCAGCCAGCATCCAAGCAGCACTTAGCACCATTTTAGGTTCTGCCACCGAAAAACAAACCATAGGTATCTTTGAAACTGGTGGCGGTGATGATGAACCTACCTATCCTCTACTAAATAAATTCCGTGCCTTGGGCTTACATGTAGGCTTCCCAGTAATTCAAATTAAAGACACACCTACAGAAAACACCTACAAACTGTGTGAAGAAGCTGGTACAGACTTAGGACAATGGATAACACGCGATCGCAGCATCAAAGCCATGAAATCTTTAGGTGCTGATTTAGACAAAGCATTAGGTAGACTGAGCGGTGGCTTATATATCATCACAGCCAAAAAAGGCGAAGTAGCCAGCGCCATGTTAGCTTCCTGGGTAGCCCAAGCCAGCTTCAAACCTCTAGGATTTTCCATTGCCGTAGCTAAAGATAGAGCAATTGAATCATTAATGCAAGTAGGCGATCGCTTCGTCCTCAACGTATTAGAAGAAGGCAACTACCAACCACTCATGCGCCACTTCCTCAAACGATTTGCCCCCGGTGCAGACCGTTTTGAAGGAGTCAAAACCCAGCCAGCCGAAAATGGCGCACCCATCCTGAGCGATGCCCTAGCGTATATAGAATGTGAAGTAGTTAGCCGGATGGACTGCGGCGACCACTGGGCAGTATACAGCACCGTCTACGCCGGACGAGTATCCAAACCCGAAGCACTAACAGCCGTTCACCACCGCAAAGTCGGAAATCATTACTAA
- a CDS encoding DUF433 domain-containing protein, translating to MQNLTRITRNPEVMGGKPCIRGMRVTVGTIVGLMASGHTNSDILKAYPYLEEADIYEALAYAAWRVEEIEVPLTSA from the coding sequence ATGCAAAATCTTACCAGAATTACCCGTAATCCAGAGGTGATGGGCGGTAAACCCTGCATTCGGGGAATGCGCGTTACTGTTGGTACTATAGTCGGTTTAATGGCATCTGGACATACCAACAGCGATATCCTCAAAGCGTATCCCTATCTGGAAGAAGCTGATATTTATGAGGCACTTGCCTATGCTGCATGGCGAGTTGAAGAAATTGAAGTACCTCTCACAAGTGCATGA
- a CDS encoding Rpn family recombination-promoting nuclease/putative transposase, which translates to MKRDSIYYQIFKRFPALIFELIDNRPAQAQNYRFESVEVKETAFRIDGVFLPPEDATSRVIYFAEVQFQKDESLYHRFFTESLTYLYRNQSQYDDWYCVVIFPSRSLEPSDTRTHRMFFNSEQVQRIYLDELGDPNTQPIGINLIQLTIASDKVMAEEAKQLIQRVKLEETGTLPKNEIIEMITTIAVYKFSSLSREEVEAMLGITLEQTRVYQEAKAEGREEGRKQGLEQREAEMLKVAVPLLLKTGMSVEQIAQQFNVAVESVEKYR; encoded by the coding sequence GTGAAACGTGACTCCATTTATTACCAAATTTTCAAGCGATTTCCAGCGTTAATATTTGAACTGATTGATAACCGCCCCGCACAAGCGCAAAACTATCGATTTGAGTCAGTGGAGGTGAAAGAAACCGCCTTTCGCATTGATGGCGTTTTTCTACCACCAGAAGACGCAACATCTAGAGTTATCTATTTTGCCGAAGTTCAATTTCAGAAAGATGAAAGTCTTTATCATCGCTTTTTTACGGAGTCGCTGACGTATTTGTACCGAAATCAATCTCAATACGATGATTGGTATTGTGTAGTGATATTTCCTTCACGGAGTTTAGAGCCAAGTGATACCAGAACTCATCGAATGTTTTTCAATAGTGAACAAGTGCAGCGCATTTATTTGGATGAATTAGGTGATCCTAATACTCAGCCAATAGGTATTAATTTAATACAGTTGACAATTGCCTCAGACAAGGTAATGGCAGAGGAAGCAAAGCAACTAATTCAACGGGTAAAATTAGAAGAAACAGGCACATTGCCGAAAAACGAAATCATCGAAATGATTACGACAATTGCTGTTTACAAGTTTTCGTCTTTAAGTAGGGAGGAAGTGGAAGCCATGCTAGGAATAACTTTAGAGCAAACCAGAGTATATCAAGAAGCCAAAGCAGAAGGTCGAGAAGAAGGTCGAAAACAAGGTTTAGAACAACGGGAAGCTGAAATGTTGAAAGTTGCTGTCCCACTGTTACTAAAAACTGGGATGAGTGTCGAACAGATTGCTCAACAATTTAATGTTGCTGTGGAATCAGTGGAGAAATACAGATAA
- a CDS encoding Uma2 family endonuclease — protein MTIAQEINPQTTFCQDVTFPPSDIYSDEPPLESELHLEQIMLLLQCLKWLWRERNDFYAVGNLTIYYSPHQRKSEYFRGPDFFVVLGCERKTRKSWVVWEEHGKYPNVIVEILFDSTADTDKNLKKTIYQDTFRTPDYFWFDPYTLELAGFHLLDGEYQPLQPNEHGHLWSQQLGLYLGVHEGLLRYFTPEHQLVPTLEEIAQQAQQAQQQAERMAAKLRELNIDPDTI, from the coding sequence ATGACCATCGCTCAAGAAATCAATCCGCAAACAACATTCTGCCAGGATGTTACATTTCCTCCTAGTGACATATACAGTGATGAACCACCCTTGGAAAGCGAACTACATCTAGAGCAAATCATGCTCTTACTACAATGTTTAAAATGGCTGTGGCGGGAGAGGAATGATTTCTATGCGGTGGGAAACTTGACTATTTACTACAGTCCCCATCAACGTAAATCAGAGTATTTCCGAGGGCCAGACTTTTTCGTAGTGCTAGGATGTGAACGTAAAACCAGAAAAAGTTGGGTGGTATGGGAAGAACACGGCAAATATCCCAATGTTATCGTTGAAATTCTGTTTGACTCCACAGCTGATACAGACAAAAATTTAAAAAAAACAATTTATCAAGACACCTTCCGCACACCGGATTATTTTTGGTTTGACCCTTACACCTTAGAATTAGCTGGGTTTCATTTATTAGATGGTGAATATCAACCTCTGCAACCAAATGAACATGGGCATTTGTGGAGTCAACAATTAGGATTGTATTTGGGTGTACATGAAGGATTATTGCGTTATTTTACACCAGAACATCAACTCGTACCCACGCTGGAAGAAATTGCACAACAAGCGCAGCAAGCACAACAACAAGCAGAACGTATGGCGGCTAAACTGCGGGAGTTGAATATCGATCCAGATACAATATGA
- a CDS encoding alpha/beta fold hydrolase — MDTLLRNARRKLSQGLLFWREAGEGIPIVLLHGNWYESSQWVEVIESLSLNFHCFAPDLLGFGESERPNIHYSIDLEVECLAEFCQALKLEKVYLLADSLGAWVAATYALKYPEQVQGLILSAPEGVNIEGQEQNCRKMRQLIQRPPLFFKILRSLRFLTKLFGLDKKIEQDWQTRQKLLQNLTASQLLFQRQQPEIEAELLNNSLGKLEIPALILQGGKDTPDALARSQAYSKLIPQAELKIIAHAENNLPQSCVGLVVGEVKDFLGNG, encoded by the coding sequence ATGGATACGCTCTTACGTAACGCCCGGAGAAAGCTATCTCAAGGGCTATTATTCTGGCGTGAAGCTGGTGAAGGCATACCAATAGTTTTGTTACATGGAAATTGGTATGAAAGTAGCCAATGGGTAGAAGTGATAGAATCACTTTCCCTAAATTTTCACTGCTTCGCACCAGATTTATTGGGTTTTGGTGAATCAGAAAGACCTAATATTCATTATTCAATAGATTTAGAAGTAGAGTGTTTAGCCGAATTTTGCCAAGCTTTAAAGTTAGAAAAAGTCTATCTATTAGCAGACTCCCTTGGGGCTTGGGTTGCTGCTACTTATGCCTTAAAGTATCCAGAACAAGTTCAGGGATTAATTTTGTCAGCGCCAGAGGGTGTAAACATAGAAGGACAAGAACAAAATTGTCGGAAGATGCGGCAATTAATCCAGCGTCCACCACTATTTTTTAAAATACTGCGATCGCTGCGTTTTTTAACTAAACTATTTGGGTTAGATAAAAAAATAGAACAAGACTGGCAAACACGCCAAAAGTTACTACAAAATCTTACAGCTTCTCAACTACTCTTTCAACGTCAGCAACCAGAAATCGAAGCAGAATTATTAAACAATAGTTTGGGCAAACTAGAGATTCCTGCTTTAATTTTGCAAGGCGGTAAAGATACACCCGATGCTTTAGCTAGAAGCCAAGCTTACAGCAAACTGATTCCTCAAGCAGAGTTGAAAATCATTGCCCACGCCGAAAATAATTTGCCACAATCTTGTGTAGGGCTTGTGGTTGGGGAGGTTAAGGATTTTCTTGGTAATGGGTAA
- a CDS encoding NUDIX hydrolase, protein MNVIAFLKSPIQTTRSLWRIGQTVLGIIFRHPITGTSIIPLLADGSIVLIRRRDDGLWALPGGMVDWGEDIPTTVRRELLEETGLELTKIRRLVGVYSAPDRDPRIHSICVVVEAEVQGKMEIHDTSEVLEIKAFYPGSIPQEPMSHDHYRQLQDYLNGLTTLA, encoded by the coding sequence TTGAACGTTATTGCTTTTTTAAAGTCACCGATCCAAACCACACGTAGCCTGTGGCGCATTGGTCAAACGGTATTGGGTATTATATTTCGCCACCCAATCACGGGAACTAGTATTATCCCCCTCCTAGCGGATGGCTCAATTGTACTCATCCGTCGGCGTGATGATGGCCTTTGGGCATTGCCTGGAGGTATGGTGGACTGGGGAGAAGACATTCCCACGACAGTCCGCCGTGAGTTGTTGGAAGAAACCGGACTAGAATTAACCAAAATTAGACGGCTGGTGGGTGTTTACTCTGCACCAGACCGCGACCCCAGAATACATTCTATTTGTGTTGTGGTTGAGGCTGAGGTACAGGGAAAAATGGAAATTCACGATACCTCAGAAGTTCTAGAAATTAAGGCTTTTTATCCTGGTTCCATACCGCAAGAGCCAATGTCTCATGACCACTATCGACAGCTACAAGATTACTTAAATGGATTAACTACTTTAGCTTAA
- a CDS encoding pantothenate kinase: MKSQQYLERIEGTWLALEIGNSRLHWALFNGESLEFTWDTEYLPESVIQQLGDSGTDWGVGSGEWGVGGLGKDEGVGGVEGVGGEFLSILSTLTPLSPILRIGLELHRRSLSQTKQAKDSSSTPSSPPISPTPSSPLTPLPLFLASVVPRQTALWQSYPNVRVITLEDIPLNNIYPTLGIDRALALWGAGMSWGFPMLVIDAGTALTFTAADGEKNLVGGAILPGMGLQLASLGQKTEQLPQLEVGKIQSLPPRFALNTPEAMQSGVIYTLLAGIKDFVEEWWSLFPDGKVAMKGGDRNLLLNYLQELYPAIASRLLVEPNLIFWGMQKISISSS, from the coding sequence GTGAAATCACAACAGTATCTAGAACGAATAGAAGGTACATGGTTAGCCTTAGAAATAGGTAATTCTCGGCTACATTGGGCATTATTCAATGGCGAATCCCTAGAATTTACGTGGGATACAGAATATCTACCTGAGTCTGTTATACAGCAGTTGGGGGACAGTGGGACAGATTGGGGAGTAGGGAGTGGGGAGTGGGGAGTAGGAGGATTAGGGAAAGATGAGGGAGTGGGGGGAGTAGAAGGAGTAGGGGGAGAATTTTTATCTATATTGTCTACCTTGACTCCTTTATCTCCTATCCTGCGGATAGGGTTAGAACTGCATCGGCGCAGCCTCTCGCAGACAAAGCAAGCTAAAGACTCATCCTCCACCCCTTCATCTCCCCCCATTTCCCCCACTCCCTCATCTCCCCTCACTCCCCTACCTCTCTTCCTCGCCTCGGTAGTTCCTCGCCAGACTGCACTTTGGCAAAGTTATCCGAATGTTCGTGTGATTACTTTAGAAGATATACCGCTTAACAATATATATCCAACGTTGGGAATTGATAGGGCTTTGGCTTTGTGGGGGGCGGGGATGAGTTGGGGTTTCCCGATGTTGGTCATTGATGCGGGAACAGCACTTACTTTTACGGCTGCGGATGGGGAAAAAAATCTGGTGGGTGGGGCTATTTTGCCAGGGATGGGTTTACAGTTGGCAAGTTTGGGACAGAAAACTGAACAATTACCACAGTTAGAGGTTGGGAAAATTCAATCTTTACCGCCACGTTTTGCACTGAATACACCAGAAGCGATGCAAAGTGGGGTGATTTACACTTTATTAGCGGGAATTAAGGATTTTGTTGAGGAGTGGTGGAGTTTGTTTCCTGATGGAAAGGTGGCGATGAAAGGAGGCGATCGCAATTTACTATTAAATTATCTCCAAGAATTATATCCAGCGATCGCCTCACGTTTACTCGTCGAACCTAATTTAATTTTCTGGGGTATGCAGAAAATATCTATAAGTAGTTCATAA
- a CDS encoding site-2 protease family protein translates to MQTNWKIGSLFGIPLFLDPLWFVILGLATLNFGVAYQEWGTVTAWSAGIVMALLLFGSVLLHELGHSLAARSQGIKVNSITLFLFGGIAAIEEESKTPGKAFQVAIAGPLVSIGLFLLLRIVSTVIPDTSPVSMMVGDLARINLVVALFNLIPGLPLDGGQVLKAALWKITGDRFQAVHWAAKAGQILGYSAIALGFAVDFFTRELVTGLWIALLGWFAIRNANSYDRVTTLQETLLKVTAADAMTCDFRVIDADQTLRSFADTYLLAATPEIYFAASDGRYRGMVAIEDLRLVERSAWETQTLHSIAHPLTEIPSVTESTSIAEVIKKLENEQLPRITVLTPAGAVAGMIDRGDIVKALAQKLGLRVTDAEIKRIKEDGSYPPGLQLGVIAKSID, encoded by the coding sequence ATGCAAACAAATTGGAAAATCGGATCTTTATTTGGTATTCCCCTATTTTTAGACCCTTTGTGGTTTGTAATTTTGGGTTTAGCAACACTGAATTTTGGTGTTGCTTACCAAGAATGGGGAACTGTAACAGCCTGGAGTGCTGGCATAGTTATGGCGTTGCTGCTATTTGGTTCGGTATTATTGCACGAGTTGGGTCATAGTTTAGCAGCGCGATCGCAAGGCATTAAAGTTAACTCGATTACTCTATTTCTATTTGGTGGTATTGCTGCCATTGAAGAAGAATCGAAAACTCCGGGTAAAGCTTTTCAAGTAGCCATTGCTGGGCCTTTGGTAAGTATCGGCTTATTTTTGTTGCTGAGAATAGTAAGTACAGTCATTCCAGATACCAGCCCAGTCAGTATGATGGTAGGTGATTTGGCACGCATTAACTTAGTCGTGGCTCTATTTAACTTGATTCCTGGCTTACCTTTAGATGGAGGTCAAGTTTTGAAAGCTGCACTCTGGAAAATTACCGGGGATCGCTTTCAGGCGGTACATTGGGCAGCCAAGGCGGGACAAATTTTGGGTTATAGTGCGATCGCTCTAGGTTTTGCTGTAGATTTCTTTACTAGAGAGTTAGTTACAGGCTTGTGGATAGCCTTGTTAGGTTGGTTTGCCATTCGTAACGCCAACTCCTACGACCGTGTAACCACATTACAAGAAACCTTACTCAAAGTCACAGCCGCCGATGCTATGACTTGTGATTTTAGGGTCATTGATGCCGACCAAACTCTACGTTCTTTTGCTGATACCTACTTATTAGCCGCTACCCCAGAAATTTATTTTGCTGCTTCCGATGGACGTTATCGCGGTATGGTTGCCATTGAGGATTTACGTTTGGTGGAAAGAAGCGCCTGGGAAACCCAAACTCTCCACAGTATCGCCCATCCTTTGACGGAAATTCCTTCTGTTACAGAATCAACTTCCATCGCTGAAGTCATCAAAAAGTTGGAGAATGAACAGTTACCCCGTATTACCGTACTTACTCCGGCTGGCGCTGTTGCTGGCATGATTGACCGGGGTGATATTGTTAAAGCATTGGCACAAAAGTTAGGCTTGCGAGTTACAGACGCAGAAATTAAACGCATTAAGGAAGATGGTAGTTATCCGCCAGGGTTACAGTTAGGGGTAATTGCTAAATCAATTGATTAG
- a CDS encoding GDSL-type esterase/lipase family protein, whose protein sequence is MQTFPTHSSMQLSVAPTQCQPLKIIALGDSLIYGFGDPEKGGWVEQLRRWWMLLGSSGHVLYNLGVRGDRTQQVAQRLEVEFRHRGELRNRVPDLIILSVGVNDSARLARPNGRNHTDFAVFESEIAALLDQAQQLCPVLFVGMVPVDEAKMPFVDCFYFNHADQYRYKEATRIACNQRQIPYLDIFDQWMARGEAWRNKRFTEDGLHPNTLGYQSLLEDVIHWEPLAAYHTPRPDYQLV, encoded by the coding sequence ATGCAAACATTTCCCACTCATTCCTCAATGCAGCTGTCTGTAGCACCAACCCAATGTCAGCCTTTGAAGATTATCGCACTGGGGGATAGTTTAATATATGGCTTCGGCGACCCAGAAAAAGGCGGCTGGGTCGAGCAATTGCGGCGCTGGTGGATGCTGCTCGGTAGCTCTGGTCATGTCCTGTATAATTTGGGAGTAAGAGGCGATCGCACCCAGCAAGTAGCCCAAAGGTTAGAGGTAGAATTTCGGCATCGTGGCGAATTGCGAAATCGTGTCCCTGATTTAATTATCCTTTCCGTTGGCGTAAATGATTCGGCGCGGTTAGCCCGCCCCAATGGACGAAATCATACAGATTTTGCCGTGTTTGAATCGGAAATCGCCGCTTTACTAGACCAAGCCCAGCAACTCTGCCCTGTATTATTTGTGGGTATGGTTCCAGTTGATGAAGCCAAAATGCCTTTTGTCGATTGCTTCTATTTTAATCATGCCGACCAATACCGCTACAAAGAAGCAACCCGCATCGCTTGCAATCAAAGGCAAATTCCCTATTTAGATATTTTTGACCAATGGATGGCGCGGGGCGAGGCTTGGCGAAACAAGCGTTTCACCGAAGATGGACTACATCCCAATACTCTAGGTTATCAGTCCCTATTAGAAGATGTGATTCATTGGGAACCGTTAGCAGCCTATCATACCCCCCGACCTGATTATCAGTTAGTCTGA